A single region of the Ciconia boyciana unplaced genomic scaffold, ASM3463844v1 HiC_scaffold_38, whole genome shotgun sequence genome encodes:
- the LOC140645787 gene encoding uncharacterized protein isoform X10: MSGAGRGPRPWRGGAEPSESSPEPPSPSSSRPPPSDTSPSPSEETTPPPHGPAHGRGGAATHPAPPEAGLACDRNLALFEEELATRPRVPALLRRIAPYSALSPDSDDGHAPRRLLGTLRGVAVPSLQTLLGLVLVLRLPWVVGTGGVLQATAIGLLLGACAVLTAVSLSAIATNGLDPGGCPLGLLSGALGPEAGGAVGLCAFLSAAFAAAAAALGAAEILLVYVAPQAAVLPGRGRGARLNNGRGYGAGLLGLLGLGAAAPPAARAAPLGPAGLLLALLGLQAGALRAALPGGPPHALCLPAQPGGRLQPCPTARPHGAGDNGTQGVRPAFPGPSARLLAQNLWPRPPEPGLGEGPGGAEDDDNDSSFGVLLGLSLPTASGVLWGCSRSGELRDIARSVPAGSLGAAVATALGYLSAALLLGASVEGQLLRDKFGGSLRGTPVAGAASWPSPWVPLAGALLSAAGAGLQALLGGSRLLRGLARTRALPLPHVLADVLPGGQPGLRPAGAAAHPRLEPPLPSLPLGGVAGGGGAVPGADAGDLLVLRPPGPGHRCHRLQVPGVPRGAERVGGGSAGPLPQRRPLRPAAPGGRAAPRPQLEAAAAGAAEAGRGAAGEAAPAAGPGRPAAGGEGADGRRLRHPWGPAPGPAPRPRRRAGAAGGAGGGGGAGLRPGAGGAGAGAGAGGAGAGLRPGGPAPQRRPDGLAPRLAPAARPHRCPEIRRAAASGGGRGPGAAGGQGAAGGGGAGGHPGRLVGGGRRAPAHPPAPAAATAPGLAGVPRAAVHGGAVGGQQRAAAAAAGGRRSPEGAARPDPRRRAARPCPVAGPQRGGGGGGRGGGRRPPPGPQPEGASQQVCLEEKNVGQQQHLDWTKRLSCSEGERPGWRQNRKYPSCITAEKRYRRGVSRVVYLSH, from the exons ATGtcgggggcggggcgggggccgagGCCTTGGCGGGGAGGGGCGGAGCCTTCGGAGagcagccccgagcccccctccccctccagctCCCGGCCCCCGCCCTCTgacaccagccccagccccagcgagGAGACCAcgccccctccccacggccccgcccacgggaggggcggggccgccaCACACCCCGCCCCTCCGGAGGCCGGCCTGGCTTGCGACAGGAACCTGGCGCTCTTCGAG GAGGAGCTGGCCACCCGCCCCCGCGTCCCCGCCCTCCTGCGCCGCATCGCCCCGTACAGCGCCCTCAGCCCCGACAGCGACGACGGACACGCCCCG CGGCGGCTGCTGGGGACGCTGCGGGGGGTGGCGGTGCCCTCCCTGCAGacactgctggggctggtgctggtgctgcgCCTGCCCTGGGTGGTCGGCACCGGAGGGGTCCTGCAGGCCACCGCCATTGGCCTCCTGCTCGGCGCCTGC GCCGTGCTGACCGCCGTGTCCCTGAGCGCCATCGCCACCAACGGCCTCGACCCCg GGGGCtgtcccctggggctgctgtcGGGGGCGCTGGGCCCCGAGGcggggggggccgtggggctcTGCGCCTTCCTCAGCGCCGCcttcgccgccgccgccgccgccctggGGGCCGCCGAGATCCTGCTG GTGTACGTGGCACCCCAGGCCGCCGTcctgccggggcggggccgcggggcgcggCTGAACAACGGGCGGGGCTACGGggcggggctgctggggctgctggggctgggggccgccgccccccccgccgcccgcgccgcccccctgggccccgccgggctgctgctggccctgctggggctgcaggccGGGGCCCTGCGCGCCGCCCTGCCGGGGGGGCCCCCGCACGC gctctgcctgcccgCCCAGCCCGGCGGCcgcctccagccctgccccacggcccgACCCCACGGCGCGGGGGACAACGGCACCCAGGGGGTGCGGCCGGCCTTCCCGGGGCCCAGCGCGCGCCTGCTGGCCC AGAACCTGTGGCCACGCCCCCCcgagccagggctgggggaggggccGGGTGGGGCCGAGGACGACGACAACGATTCCTCTTTTGGGGtcctgctggggctgagcctgcccACTGCCTCGG gggtgctgtggggctgcagccGCTCCGGGGAGCTCCGCGACATCGCCCGCTCTGTGCCGGCCGGGAGCCTGGGGGCTGCCGTGGCCACCGCCCTGGGCT ACCTGAGCGcggccctgctgctgggggccTCCGTCGAGGGGCAGCTGCTGCGTGACAA GTTCGGCGGGTCTCTGCGGGGGACGCCGGTGGCGGGGGCGGCCTCGTGGCCGTCCCCCTGGGTGCCGCTGGCCGGGGCCCTGCTGTCGGCAGCGGGGGCCGGGCTGCAGGCGCTGCTGGGGGGCAGCCGGCTGCTGCGGGGGCTGGCCCGGACCCgcgccctgcccctgccccac GTTTTGGCTGACGTCCTACCTGGGGGTCAACCTGGCCTGCGCcctgcaggggctgctgcccaccccCGGCTGGAGCCCCCGCTGCCGTCTCTACCACTG GGGGGTGTCgctggcgggggcggggctgtGCCTGGGGCTGATGCTGGTGACCTGCTGGTACTGCGCCCTCCTGGCCCTGGGCATCGGTGCCACCGCCTACAAGTACCTGGAGTACCGCGG GGCGCAGAGCGAGTGGGGGGAGGGTCTGCGGGGCCTCTCCCTCAGCGCCGCCCGCTTCGCCCTGCTGCGCCTGGAGGacgggcagccccccgcccccagctgGAG GCcgcagctgctggtgctgctgaagctggacGAGGAGCTGCGGGtgaggcagccccagctgctggccctggCCGCCCAGCTGCAGGCGGGGAAGGGGCTGACGGTCGTCGGCTCCGTCATCCCTGGGGACCTGCCCCAGGaccagccccgcgcccgcgccgCCGAGCGG GCGCTGCGggaggggctggcgggggcgggggcgcggggcttCGTCCAGGTGCTGGTGGCGccggcgcgggggccggggctggcggcgctGGTGCAGGGCTGCGGCCTGGGGGCCCTGCGCCCCAACGCCGTCCTGATGGGCTGGCCCCACGGCTGGCGCCGGCGGCACGACCCCACCGCTGCCCGGAGATTCGTCG agctgctgcgagtggcgggggccgggggccgggcgcTGCTGGTGGCCAAGGGGCCGCTGGGGGCGGGGGCGCCGGGGGGCACCCTGGACGTCTGGTGGGTGGTGGGCGACGGGCGCCTGctcaccctcctgcccctgctgctgcgACAGCACCCG GCCTGGCGGGGGTGCCGCGTGCGGCTGTTCACGGTGGCGCTGTTGGAGGACAACAGCGTGCGGCTGCGGCGGCTGCTGGAGGCCGTCGCTCGCCGGAGGGGGCTGCCCGCCCAGACCCACGTCGTCGAGCTG CGAGGCCCTGCCCCGTCGCAGGCCCCCAGcgcgggggaggaggaggaggaagaggaggagggaggcgccccccgccggggccccAGCCC GAAGGTGCAAGCCAGCAGGTCTGTCTGGAGGAGAAGAACGTGGGCCAACAGCAACATTTGGACTGGACAAAAAGGCTCTCCTGTTCAGAAGGAGAACGCCCCGGCTGGAGACAGAACCGAAAATACCCGTCCTGTATTACAGCAGAAAAACGTTATAGAAGAGGTGTAAGCCGTGTGGTTTATCTGAGCCACTGA
- the LOC140645787 gene encoding solute carrier family 12 member 6-like isoform X3, with protein MSGAGRGPRPWRGGAEPSESSPEPPSPSSSRPPPSDTSPSPSEETTPPPHGPAHGRGGAATHPAPPEAGLACDRNLALFEEELATRPRVPALLRRIAPYSALSPDSDDGHAPRRLLGTLRGVAVPSLQTLLGLVLVLRLPWVVGTGGVLQATAIGLLLGACAVLTAVSLSAIATNGLDPGGCPLGLLSGALGPEAGGAVGLCAFLSAAFAAAAAALGAAEILLVYVAPQAAVLPGRGRGARLNNGRGYGAGLLGLLGLGAAAPPAARAAPLGPAGLLLALLGLQAGALRAALPGGPPHALCLPAQPGGRLQPCPTARPHGAGDNGTQGVRPAFPGPSARLLAQNLWPRPPEPGLGEGPGGAEDDDNDSSFGVLLGLSLPTASGVLWGCSRSGELRDIARSVPAGSLGAAVATALGYLSAALLLGASVEGQLLRDKFGGSLRGTPVAGAASWPSPWVPLAGALLSAAGAGLQALLGGSRLLRGLARTRALPLPHALGRGRLWPLVATAAVAELGVLLGSLDLLAPVLSVFWLTSYLGVNLACALQGLLPTPGWSPRCRLYHWGVSLAGAGLCLGLMLVTCWYCALLALGIGATAYKYLEYRGAQSEWGEGLRGLSLSAARFALLRLEDGQPPAPSWRPQLLVLLKLDEELRVRQPQLLALAAQLQAGKGLTVVGSVIPGDLPQDQPRARAAERALREGLAGAGARGFVQVLVAPARGPGLAALVQGCGLGALRPNAVLMGWPHGWRRRHDPTAARRFVELLRVAGAGGRALLVAKGPLGAGAPGGTLDVWWVVGDGRLLTLLPLLLRQHPAWRGCRVRLFTVALLEDNSVRLRRLLEAVARRRGLPAQTHVVELHDSDVSAYTYERTLMMEQRSQMLRQMRQAQRGPAPSQAPSAGEEEEEEEEGGAPRRGPSPKVQASRSVWRRRTWANSNIWTGQKGSPVQKENAPAGDRTENTRPVLQQKNVIEEV; from the exons ATGtcgggggcggggcgggggccgagGCCTTGGCGGGGAGGGGCGGAGCCTTCGGAGagcagccccgagcccccctccccctccagctCCCGGCCCCCGCCCTCTgacaccagccccagccccagcgagGAGACCAcgccccctccccacggccccgcccacgggaggggcggggccgccaCACACCCCGCCCCTCCGGAGGCCGGCCTGGCTTGCGACAGGAACCTGGCGCTCTTCGAG GAGGAGCTGGCCACCCGCCCCCGCGTCCCCGCCCTCCTGCGCCGCATCGCCCCGTACAGCGCCCTCAGCCCCGACAGCGACGACGGACACGCCCCG CGGCGGCTGCTGGGGACGCTGCGGGGGGTGGCGGTGCCCTCCCTGCAGacactgctggggctggtgctggtgctgcgCCTGCCCTGGGTGGTCGGCACCGGAGGGGTCCTGCAGGCCACCGCCATTGGCCTCCTGCTCGGCGCCTGC GCCGTGCTGACCGCCGTGTCCCTGAGCGCCATCGCCACCAACGGCCTCGACCCCg GGGGCtgtcccctggggctgctgtcGGGGGCGCTGGGCCCCGAGGcggggggggccgtggggctcTGCGCCTTCCTCAGCGCCGCcttcgccgccgccgccgccgccctggGGGCCGCCGAGATCCTGCTG GTGTACGTGGCACCCCAGGCCGCCGTcctgccggggcggggccgcggggcgcggCTGAACAACGGGCGGGGCTACGGggcggggctgctggggctgctggggctgggggccgccgccccccccgccgcccgcgccgcccccctgggccccgccgggctgctgctggccctgctggggctgcaggccGGGGCCCTGCGCGCCGCCCTGCCGGGGGGGCCCCCGCACGC gctctgcctgcccgCCCAGCCCGGCGGCcgcctccagccctgccccacggcccgACCCCACGGCGCGGGGGACAACGGCACCCAGGGGGTGCGGCCGGCCTTCCCGGGGCCCAGCGCGCGCCTGCTGGCCC AGAACCTGTGGCCACGCCCCCCcgagccagggctgggggaggggccGGGTGGGGCCGAGGACGACGACAACGATTCCTCTTTTGGGGtcctgctggggctgagcctgcccACTGCCTCGG gggtgctgtggggctgcagccGCTCCGGGGAGCTCCGCGACATCGCCCGCTCTGTGCCGGCCGGGAGCCTGGGGGCTGCCGTGGCCACCGCCCTGGGCT ACCTGAGCGcggccctgctgctgggggccTCCGTCGAGGGGCAGCTGCTGCGTGACAA GTTCGGCGGGTCTCTGCGGGGGACGCCGGTGGCGGGGGCGGCCTCGTGGCCGTCCCCCTGGGTGCCGCTGGCCGGGGCCCTGCTGTCGGCAGCGGGGGCCGGGCTGCAGGCGCTGCTGGGGGGCAGCCGGCTGCTGCGGGGGCTGGCCCGGACCCgcgccctgcccctgccccac gcGCTGGGGCGGGGGCGGCTCTGGCCCCTGGTGGCGACGGCGGCGGTGGCCGAGCTGGGCGTCCTCCTCGgctcccttgacctgctggcgCCCGTCCTCTCCGT GTTTTGGCTGACGTCCTACCTGGGGGTCAACCTGGCCTGCGCcctgcaggggctgctgcccaccccCGGCTGGAGCCCCCGCTGCCGTCTCTACCACTG GGGGGTGTCgctggcgggggcggggctgtGCCTGGGGCTGATGCTGGTGACCTGCTGGTACTGCGCCCTCCTGGCCCTGGGCATCGGTGCCACCGCCTACAAGTACCTGGAGTACCGCGG GGCGCAGAGCGAGTGGGGGGAGGGTCTGCGGGGCCTCTCCCTCAGCGCCGCCCGCTTCGCCCTGCTGCGCCTGGAGGacgggcagccccccgcccccagctgGAG GCcgcagctgctggtgctgctgaagctggacGAGGAGCTGCGGGtgaggcagccccagctgctggccctggCCGCCCAGCTGCAGGCGGGGAAGGGGCTGACGGTCGTCGGCTCCGTCATCCCTGGGGACCTGCCCCAGGaccagccccgcgcccgcgccgCCGAGCGG GCGCTGCGggaggggctggcgggggcgggggcgcggggcttCGTCCAGGTGCTGGTGGCGccggcgcgggggccggggctggcggcgctGGTGCAGGGCTGCGGCCTGGGGGCCCTGCGCCCCAACGCCGTCCTGATGGGCTGGCCCCACGGCTGGCGCCGGCGGCACGACCCCACCGCTGCCCGGAGATTCGTCG agctgctgcgagtggcgggggccgggggccgggcgcTGCTGGTGGCCAAGGGGCCGCTGGGGGCGGGGGCGCCGGGGGGCACCCTGGACGTCTGGTGGGTGGTGGGCGACGGGCGCCTGctcaccctcctgcccctgctgctgcgACAGCACCCG GCCTGGCGGGGGTGCCGCGTGCGGCTGTTCACGGTGGCGCTGTTGGAGGACAACAGCGTGCGGCTGCGGCGGCTGCTGGAGGCCGTCGCTCGCCGGAGGGGGCTGCCCGCCCAGACCCACGTCGTCGAGCTG CACGACAGTGACGTCTCGGCGTACACCTACGAGCGGACGCTGATGATGGAGCAGCGCTCCCAGATGTTGCGGCAGATGCGGCAGGCGCAG CGAGGCCCTGCCCCGTCGCAGGCCCCCAGcgcgggggaggaggaggaggaagaggaggagggaggcgccccccgccggggccccAGCCC GAAGGTGCAAGCCAGCAGGTCTGTCTGGAGGAGAAGAACGTGGGCCAACAGCAACATTTGGACTGGACAAAAAGGCTCTCCTGTTCAGAAGGAGAACGCCCCGGCTGGAGACAGAACCGAAAATACCCGTCCTGTATTACAGCAGAAAAACGTTATAGAAGAGGTGTAA
- the LOC140645787 gene encoding solute carrier family 12 member 4-like isoform X11, whose product MSGAGRGPRPWRGGAEPSESSPEPPSPSSSRPPPSDTSPSPSEETTPPPHGPAHGRGGAATHPAPPEAGLACDRNLALFEEELATRPRVPALLRRIAPYSALSPDSDDGHAPRRLLGTLRGVAVPSLQTLLGLVLVLRLPWVVGTGGVLQATAIGLLLGACAVLTAVSLSAIATNGLDPGVRGTPGRRPAGAGPRGAAEQRAGLRGGAAGAAGAGGRRPPRRPRRPPGPRRAAAGPAGAAGRGPARRPAGGAPARALPARPARRPPPALPHGPTPRRGGQRHPGGAAGLPGAQRAPAGPEPVATPPRARAGGGAGWGRGRRQRFLFWGPAGAEPAHCLGFWLTSYLGVNLACALQGLLPTPGWSPRCRLYHWGVSLAGAGLCLGLMLVTCWYCALLALGIGATAYKYLEYRGAQSEWGEGLRGLSLSAARFALLRLEDGQPPAPSWRPQLLVLLKLDEELRVRQPQLLALAAQLQAGKGLTVVGSVIPGDLPQDQPRARAAERALREGLAGAGARGFVQVLVAPARGPGLAALVQGCGLGALRPNAVLMGWPHGWRRRHDPTAARRFVELLRVAGAGGRALLVAKGPLGAGAPGGTLDVWWVVGDGRLLTLLPLLLRQHPAWRGCRVRLFTVALLEDNSVRLRRLLEAVARRRGLPAQTHVVELHDSDVSAYTYERTLMMEQRSQMLRQMRQAQRGPAPSQAPSAGEEEEEEEEGGAPRRGPSPGNVRRMHAAERLNEAVGRCSGGPAGAAGPAPRPPGPRPLDNYLEFLEVLTEGLGPVLLVRGGDGDPPGP is encoded by the exons ATGtcgggggcggggcgggggccgagGCCTTGGCGGGGAGGGGCGGAGCCTTCGGAGagcagccccgagcccccctccccctccagctCCCGGCCCCCGCCCTCTgacaccagccccagccccagcgagGAGACCAcgccccctccccacggccccgcccacgggaggggcggggccgccaCACACCCCGCCCCTCCGGAGGCCGGCCTGGCTTGCGACAGGAACCTGGCGCTCTTCGAG GAGGAGCTGGCCACCCGCCCCCGCGTCCCCGCCCTCCTGCGCCGCATCGCCCCGTACAGCGCCCTCAGCCCCGACAGCGACGACGGACACGCCCCG CGGCGGCTGCTGGGGACGCTGCGGGGGGTGGCGGTGCCCTCCCTGCAGacactgctggggctggtgctggtgctgcgCCTGCCCTGGGTGGTCGGCACCGGAGGGGTCCTGCAGGCCACCGCCATTGGCCTCCTGCTCGGCGCCTGC GCCGTGCTGACCGCCGTGTCCCTGAGCGCCATCGCCACCAACGGCCTCGACCCCg GTGTACGTGGCACCCCAGGCCGCCGTcctgccggggcggggccgcggggcgcggCTGAACAACGGGCGGGGCTACGGggcggggctgctggggctgctggggctgggggccgccgccccccccgccgcccgcgccgcccccctgggccccgccgggctgctgctggccctgctggggctgcaggccGGGGCCCTGCGCGCCGCCCTGCCGGGGGGGCCCCCGCACGC gctctgcctgcccgCCCAGCCCGGCGGCcgcctccagccctgccccacggcccgACCCCACGGCGCGGGGGACAACGGCACCCAGGGGGTGCGGCCGGCCTTCCCGGGGCCCAGCGCGCGCCTGCTGGCCC AGAACCTGTGGCCACGCCCCCCcgagccagggctgggggaggggccGGGTGGGGCCGAGGACGACGACAACGATTCCTCTTTTGGGGtcctgctggggctgagcctgcccACTGCCTCGG GTTTTGGCTGACGTCCTACCTGGGGGTCAACCTGGCCTGCGCcctgcaggggctgctgcccaccccCGGCTGGAGCCCCCGCTGCCGTCTCTACCACTG GGGGGTGTCgctggcgggggcggggctgtGCCTGGGGCTGATGCTGGTGACCTGCTGGTACTGCGCCCTCCTGGCCCTGGGCATCGGTGCCACCGCCTACAAGTACCTGGAGTACCGCGG GGCGCAGAGCGAGTGGGGGGAGGGTCTGCGGGGCCTCTCCCTCAGCGCCGCCCGCTTCGCCCTGCTGCGCCTGGAGGacgggcagccccccgcccccagctgGAG GCcgcagctgctggtgctgctgaagctggacGAGGAGCTGCGGGtgaggcagccccagctgctggccctggCCGCCCAGCTGCAGGCGGGGAAGGGGCTGACGGTCGTCGGCTCCGTCATCCCTGGGGACCTGCCCCAGGaccagccccgcgcccgcgccgCCGAGCGG GCGCTGCGggaggggctggcgggggcgggggcgcggggcttCGTCCAGGTGCTGGTGGCGccggcgcgggggccggggctggcggcgctGGTGCAGGGCTGCGGCCTGGGGGCCCTGCGCCCCAACGCCGTCCTGATGGGCTGGCCCCACGGCTGGCGCCGGCGGCACGACCCCACCGCTGCCCGGAGATTCGTCG agctgctgcgagtggcgggggccgggggccgggcgcTGCTGGTGGCCAAGGGGCCGCTGGGGGCGGGGGCGCCGGGGGGCACCCTGGACGTCTGGTGGGTGGTGGGCGACGGGCGCCTGctcaccctcctgcccctgctgctgcgACAGCACCCG GCCTGGCGGGGGTGCCGCGTGCGGCTGTTCACGGTGGCGCTGTTGGAGGACAACAGCGTGCGGCTGCGGCGGCTGCTGGAGGCCGTCGCTCGCCGGAGGGGGCTGCCCGCCCAGACCCACGTCGTCGAGCTG CACGACAGTGACGTCTCGGCGTACACCTACGAGCGGACGCTGATGATGGAGCAGCGCTCCCAGATGTTGCGGCAGATGCGGCAGGCGCAG CGAGGCCCTGCCCCGTCGCAGGCCCCCAGcgcgggggaggaggaggaggaagaggaggagggaggcgccccccgccggggccccAGCCC GGGGAACGTGCGGCGCATGCACGCGGCGGAGCGGCTGAACGAGGCGGTGGGGCGGTGCTCGGGGGGCCCGGCTGGTGCTGCTGgacctgccccccgcccccccggcccccggcccctcgACAACT ACCTGGAGTTCCTGGAGGTGCTGACGGAGGGGCTGGGACCGGTGCTGCTGGTGCGGGGGGGTgacggggacccccccggcccctga
- the LOC140645787 gene encoding solute carrier family 12 member 6-like isoform X8 codes for MSGAGRGPRPWRGGAEPSESSPEPPSPSSSRPPPSDTSPSPSEETTPPPHGPAHGRGGAATHPAPPEAGLACDRNLALFEEELATRPRVPALLRRIAPYSALSPDSDDGHAPRRLLGTLRGVAVPSLQTLLGLVLVLRLPWVVGTGGVLQATAIGLLLGACAVLTAVSLSAIATNGLDPGVRGTPGRRPAGAGPRGAAEQRAGLRGGAAGAAGAGGRRPPRRPRRPPGPRRAAAGPAGAAGRGPARRPAGGAPARALPARPARRPPPALPHGPTPRRGGQRHPGGAAGLPGAQRAPAGPEPVATPPRARAGGGAGWGRGRRQRFLFWGPAGAEPAHCLGRSGELRDIARSVPAGSLGAAVATALGYLSAALLLGASVEGQLLRDKFGGSLRGTPVAGAASWPSPWVPLAGALLSAAGAGLQALLGGSRLLRGLARTRALPLPHALGRGRLWPLVATAAVAELGVLLGSLDLLAPVLSVFWLTSYLGVNLACALQGLLPTPGWSPRCRLYHWGVSLAGAGLCLGLMLVTCWYCALLALGIGATAYKYLEYRGAQSEWGEGLRGLSLSAARFALLRLEDGQPPAPSWRPQLLVLLKLDEELRVRQPQLLALAAQLQAGKGLTVVGSVIPGDLPQDQPRARAAERALREGLAGAGARGFVQVLVAPARGPGLAALVQGCGLGALRPNAVLMGWPHGWRRRHDPTAARRFVELLRVAGAGGRALLVAKGPLGAGAPGGTLDVWWVVGDGRLLTLLPLLLRQHPAWRGCRVRLFTVALLEDNSVRLRRLLEAVARRRGLPAQTHVVELHDSDVSAYTYERTLMMEQRSQMLRQMRQAQRGPAPSQAPSAGEEEEEEEEGGAPRRGPSPGNVRRMHAAERLNEAVGRCSGGPAGAAGPAPRPPGPRPLDNYLEFLEVLTEGLGPVLLVRGGDGDPPGP; via the exons ATGtcgggggcggggcgggggccgagGCCTTGGCGGGGAGGGGCGGAGCCTTCGGAGagcagccccgagcccccctccccctccagctCCCGGCCCCCGCCCTCTgacaccagccccagccccagcgagGAGACCAcgccccctccccacggccccgcccacgggaggggcggggccgccaCACACCCCGCCCCTCCGGAGGCCGGCCTGGCTTGCGACAGGAACCTGGCGCTCTTCGAG GAGGAGCTGGCCACCCGCCCCCGCGTCCCCGCCCTCCTGCGCCGCATCGCCCCGTACAGCGCCCTCAGCCCCGACAGCGACGACGGACACGCCCCG CGGCGGCTGCTGGGGACGCTGCGGGGGGTGGCGGTGCCCTCCCTGCAGacactgctggggctggtgctggtgctgcgCCTGCCCTGGGTGGTCGGCACCGGAGGGGTCCTGCAGGCCACCGCCATTGGCCTCCTGCTCGGCGCCTGC GCCGTGCTGACCGCCGTGTCCCTGAGCGCCATCGCCACCAACGGCCTCGACCCCg GTGTACGTGGCACCCCAGGCCGCCGTcctgccggggcggggccgcggggcgcggCTGAACAACGGGCGGGGCTACGGggcggggctgctggggctgctggggctgggggccgccgccccccccgccgcccgcgccgcccccctgggccccgccgggctgctgctggccctgctggggctgcaggccGGGGCCCTGCGCGCCGCCCTGCCGGGGGGGCCCCCGCACGC gctctgcctgcccgCCCAGCCCGGCGGCcgcctccagccctgccccacggcccgACCCCACGGCGCGGGGGACAACGGCACCCAGGGGGTGCGGCCGGCCTTCCCGGGGCCCAGCGCGCGCCTGCTGGCCC AGAACCTGTGGCCACGCCCCCCcgagccagggctgggggaggggccGGGTGGGGCCGAGGACGACGACAACGATTCCTCTTTTGGGGtcctgctggggctgagcctgcccACTGCCTCGG ccGCTCCGGGGAGCTCCGCGACATCGCCCGCTCTGTGCCGGCCGGGAGCCTGGGGGCTGCCGTGGCCACCGCCCTGGGCT ACCTGAGCGcggccctgctgctgggggccTCCGTCGAGGGGCAGCTGCTGCGTGACAA GTTCGGCGGGTCTCTGCGGGGGACGCCGGTGGCGGGGGCGGCCTCGTGGCCGTCCCCCTGGGTGCCGCTGGCCGGGGCCCTGCTGTCGGCAGCGGGGGCCGGGCTGCAGGCGCTGCTGGGGGGCAGCCGGCTGCTGCGGGGGCTGGCCCGGACCCgcgccctgcccctgccccac gcGCTGGGGCGGGGGCGGCTCTGGCCCCTGGTGGCGACGGCGGCGGTGGCCGAGCTGGGCGTCCTCCTCGgctcccttgacctgctggcgCCCGTCCTCTCCGT GTTTTGGCTGACGTCCTACCTGGGGGTCAACCTGGCCTGCGCcctgcaggggctgctgcccaccccCGGCTGGAGCCCCCGCTGCCGTCTCTACCACTG GGGGGTGTCgctggcgggggcggggctgtGCCTGGGGCTGATGCTGGTGACCTGCTGGTACTGCGCCCTCCTGGCCCTGGGCATCGGTGCCACCGCCTACAAGTACCTGGAGTACCGCGG GGCGCAGAGCGAGTGGGGGGAGGGTCTGCGGGGCCTCTCCCTCAGCGCCGCCCGCTTCGCCCTGCTGCGCCTGGAGGacgggcagccccccgcccccagctgGAG GCcgcagctgctggtgctgctgaagctggacGAGGAGCTGCGGGtgaggcagccccagctgctggccctggCCGCCCAGCTGCAGGCGGGGAAGGGGCTGACGGTCGTCGGCTCCGTCATCCCTGGGGACCTGCCCCAGGaccagccccgcgcccgcgccgCCGAGCGG GCGCTGCGggaggggctggcgggggcgggggcgcggggcttCGTCCAGGTGCTGGTGGCGccggcgcgggggccggggctggcggcgctGGTGCAGGGCTGCGGCCTGGGGGCCCTGCGCCCCAACGCCGTCCTGATGGGCTGGCCCCACGGCTGGCGCCGGCGGCACGACCCCACCGCTGCCCGGAGATTCGTCG agctgctgcgagtggcgggggccgggggccgggcgcTGCTGGTGGCCAAGGGGCCGCTGGGGGCGGGGGCGCCGGGGGGCACCCTGGACGTCTGGTGGGTGGTGGGCGACGGGCGCCTGctcaccctcctgcccctgctgctgcgACAGCACCCG GCCTGGCGGGGGTGCCGCGTGCGGCTGTTCACGGTGGCGCTGTTGGAGGACAACAGCGTGCGGCTGCGGCGGCTGCTGGAGGCCGTCGCTCGCCGGAGGGGGCTGCCCGCCCAGACCCACGTCGTCGAGCTG CACGACAGTGACGTCTCGGCGTACACCTACGAGCGGACGCTGATGATGGAGCAGCGCTCCCAGATGTTGCGGCAGATGCGGCAGGCGCAG CGAGGCCCTGCCCCGTCGCAGGCCCCCAGcgcgggggaggaggaggaggaagaggaggagggaggcgccccccgccggggccccAGCCC GGGGAACGTGCGGCGCATGCACGCGGCGGAGCGGCTGAACGAGGCGGTGGGGCGGTGCTCGGGGGGCCCGGCTGGTGCTGCTGgacctgccccccgcccccccggcccccggcccctcgACAACT ACCTGGAGTTCCTGGAGGTGCTGACGGAGGGGCTGGGACCGGTGCTGCTGGTGCGGGGGGGTgacggggacccccccggcccctga